The bacterium genome window below encodes:
- a CDS encoding DUF2304 domain-containing protein, whose product MDQETLLAMREVFLAAPESGRAQIFAWILSLSLLVVVLLLVRRRVLRAEYTPIWIGVSVGLFLAVVDLDLLRSAAHLLGAWTISSTIFFLGLCFLLAICLNYAVRLSQAGDRIRELAQEIALLRQRVDAVATGAEEPGASDRAKP is encoded by the coding sequence ATGGATCAAGAAACCCTGCTGGCAATGCGCGAAGTCTTCCTCGCCGCGCCCGAATCGGGGCGCGCCCAGATCTTCGCCTGGATCCTCAGCCTCAGCCTGCTGGTCGTCGTGCTCCTGCTGGTGCGGAGGCGTGTACTCCGCGCGGAATACACGCCGATCTGGATCGGCGTCTCGGTCGGGCTCTTCCTGGCGGTGGTGGATCTCGATCTCCTGCGCAGTGCCGCCCATTTGTTGGGTGCCTGGACGATCAGCTCCACGATCTTCTTTCTCGGGCTCTGCTTCCTGCTGGCAATCTGTTTGAACTACGCGGTTCGCCTCTCCCAGGCGGGAGACCGCATCCGGGAACTGGCCCAGGAGATCGCGCTACTGCGACAGCGGGTGGATGCGGTCGCCACGGGCGCCGAGGAGCCGGGAGCGAGTGACCGAGCAAAGCCCTGA